The genomic segment GCGGCGCCGATGGCCTCGCCGCTGCGGTTGCGGGCGTCGGCGGCGCCGTCGGTGTACATGAACAGCGCGTGCTCGGAGGCGAGGTGGCAGCGCTCGGCGCGGATGGCCGAGGCGGGATCGACGCCGAGCATCATGCCCGTCGGCTCGAGGGTGCCGAGCACACGCCCGCCGCGCAGCACGAGGGCGGGGCAATGGCCGGCTGACGCGTAGGTGAACGAACGGCGGTCGGCCTCGATGATCGCGTAGCAGACCGTCGCCATGCGCAGCGAGTGCGCGGCCTTCTTGCAGATGAGCCGGTTGGCCATCCAGAGCACCTTGGAGGGGTCGCGCTCGGTGAGCGCGCACGAATGGAGGATGCTCTTGATCTCCATCATGAACAGCGCCGCGGGCAGCCCCTTGCCCATGACGTCGCCGACGCAAATGCCGACGGCGCCGTCGGGATGCTCGACGAAATCCACAAAGTCGCCGCCGACCTCCTGCGCCGGGATGCACAGTGACGCGCAGCCCACGCCGTCGAGGTGCGTGGGCGCCGACGGGAGCGCGTCGCGCTGAATGGCCGCGCCGATTTCGAGCTCGCGCTTGAGCCGTTCGCGGTCGGCCGTGTTCTGGCGGATCTCGCCGACGAGGCGCGCGTTCTCGAGGTGGACGGCGATCTGCTTGGCCAGCCCCGAGAGCAGGATGAGGTCGGCACGCGTGAACTCGGGCCGCTCGGGCGACGAGTGCAGCGCCATGACGCCGAGCAGCTCGTCCTCGAACAGGAGCGGGATCATCATCGTGGCCAGCCGCGAGCCGCCGTCCACCGCGCGGGGCTCGCGGAAGATCAGGCCGACTCGTTCGTCAATCACCTTGCGCAGCAGGCGGCGGCTGCACCGCGCCTTGTGCAGCGCCTGCGCGCGCCCGCTGCGCCAGTAGAGCTTGGCCACCATCTCTCGCCCGCGCCGCAGAAACACGATGCCCGAAGCGGCCGGGATGAGCTTCATGGCGGTCGCCATGACGAAGCGCAGCGCCTCGTCGGGATCGAACAACCCGGCCACCGAATTGCCGAAGTCGTTGAGGAACTTGAGCCGGCGCGACAGGTCGCTGAGCCGGTCGAAGCCTTCCGCCGAGAACGCCTCGCCCTCGGCCCCGAGGCTCGCCGCGTCCTGCACGAGCGACAGCCCATTGCCCGGCGTTCCGTTGCCCGGCGTTCCGTCGGCCGATGCCCCGTTGCCCGACGTCCCGTCGACCGATGCCCCATTGGCGAACACCCCGTTGGCGAATGCGCCGTTGGCGAACGGGCCGTCTGCTGACAGGCCGTTGCCCAGTGCCCCATCGGAGATCATCTCATACGGCAGGAGCGGGAGCTGCACTGCGCCTGGCACCGGGACGCGCTGGACCTCGGCGGCCGTCACGCCCAGCATTGCGTCGCCCACGCCGACCTCGTCGCCCGAGGCGAGCGAGAACGGCGCGAGCGGCGTCACGCGCCGCCCGTTGAGGTAGGTGCCGTCGGCGCTCGCGAGGTCAATGAGCGACGCGCCGTCGTTGCGCACCTGGATGAGGCAGTGGTGGCGCGACACGCGCGGATCGCGCACGGAGATCGCGCACGGTCCGCCGTGGCCGACCAAGTGGTAGCCCCGGTCGAGCCTCAACCCTTCGCCCGAGGGCAGCGTGATCGTCAGAGGCATCGGCCGCCTTCCCTGAGCCACGCCTGCTGGTCTTCAGTCAATACGCCGGCACGAGTCCGTAGGGCTCGCCCCGTGGGGTCTCCGGCCGAGTTCCGGCGGGCCGGGGGCGACCCGCCCTACAAGGCCGCTGGGTCACGCGTCTCGTCGTGCCGACGTACTGCCAAAGATCTCCAGGCACGGCCCTTGCCGTAGCTCTGTTTCCGGCGAGTCACGCATTCGAGCGTGACCGAGCCGCATTCCGAATGCGGCCCTGCATCTCCCGATACAGCGAGATGCCGGAAAACGATCCCGCGGCGCCGCGACGTCTCGTCGCGCCGCCGCCTGCGCGATTCCTATCGCGCGAACGCGATTCCTATCGCGCGCCTACCCCCCGGAGGGGATCCCGGCTCGCCGCACCTTCATGGGCAGACACCGATCGCGGGCAGACCACGCGCAGGCCGACGCCGGTACAGGAGAGAGGAAAGGAAACGAAGGACGAAAGGGTACAGGCTGGCTCCGCGTGGTGGGTTCCGTGCGTTCTCGCACGCGCGTGCGCTCCGGCGCGCGCGTGGGCTCGTCACTACTGCCCATCGGTGCCCTCCCTGTCACGCCGAGACGCGACATGTAGGGGTGCGACGCCGAAGCGTTGCACGCCAATCACACGGCCGTCAACAGTTTTCTCGTATGGAGCGGCATAGCCTCGGGTTCTATGCTATGAAGTAAGACAGGACACGACCGATGAGGAACGCTTGGCGGAAACACCTCCTAATTCCTAACGCAAAGGCGTGCCGCGCGCAGCCTACGGGTGTCTTTTGCCCGTCGTGATCATCGGCGTCTTCCTCGCCGTGCTCATCCCCGGACTGAACGGCGCCCGTGAATCCGCACGGCGAGCCGCGTGCTCGAGCAACCTCAGGATTCTCGGGCTCGGCATGGCGCAGTACGAGGGCAACTCTGGCGGCGTGCTTCCGTGGCGGACTGGCGCGTCGAGACCCGACGAGGCGTGGCGCGATCTGGGCACGTTGTTCCCGAAGTATGTCAGCGATCCAGAAGCCTTTGTCTGCCTGAGCTTGCGGGACAGCAGGTCGCGGCTCAAGAAGGCGTTCCACGCCAGGGAGTCGGAGGTTGAGCCGCTCACAGCGGACGATGCGCGCGCGCTCATCAGCTACTCGTATTCGCATGATGCCCGTGGCGGCATTTGGGGCGGGCAGCAGAGCGCGCACGTGCCGTGGACGACGGACGCCGACTGGGCGGCTCGGCTGCTCGCCGACAAGAAGGCCGGAGTCGCGATGGTCAAGGGATTCGGCCACAGGTGGCGCGGCGAGTCGGTCGGCCGCAACGTCCTTCACCGCGGCCTCTACGTGAAATGGAAGGTGGGCGAGAGAGCCGTTGACCCCGACGAGGAGAGCGACGCCATCGGCGCACCCGGCGCGCCCGACTACCGCGCTTGGTGGTCCGACCCGCCGTACTCCGGAGAATAGGACTCCTGAGATCCTCCTCGCCCCCAGATTCCCGGACAACGGGCCTTTCTCGTCGAGAAGGCATCCACTCGGCAGGTGCAACACCTCGGGTCCGGCCAACCCGGCCTTTGGCGTGGCATCCGACGCCCATGATGAGCCGGGCCCCTTTGAGGTGCGATTGAGCAGTTGCCCTTTCAGACGAGGGATCAATCGCCCCTCGAAGGGGCTCGGGGTGTTTGGTCGGCCCCTGTCCCACGGGCCGGCGCCCGCGGCTACTCCCAATTGCCTCTGACGGGGCTCGGATTGTTCCGGCCGGGCGGAAACCACGGGCCGGCGCCCTTGGCCACTCCCACACGCCCCGGCTCGACCGCGTTCGCCGAAGCCTGACGGGGCTGACACGAGTCTATCCAGCCGGCAAGCCAGCCCTCATCCGACGATCTGGGGCCCCGCGGCTGTTGACGCGCGGCGCCTTGATACGCTATGATCCGCTTGTAGGTGGCATCCAGGAGGTGTTGGGCATGATACGCGAAGCAGCCGTGGCCGGGCGGTTCTACCCCGGCACCCGCGAGGGGCTGTTGGACGACATCCGCAAGGTGATCGTCGAGACCGAGCGCCGGCCGGCCGTCGCTGTGGTCTGTCCGCACGCCGGCTACCAGTTCTCGGGGACCGTGTCGGGTGCGGTCTACTCGCGCGTCGTCGTGCCGGAGACGGTCGTCATCCTGGGTGTAAGCCATCGCCCGGGTAGCGACGACTTTGCCACCATGGCCACCGGCGCGTGGCGCACGCCGCTGGGCGACGCGCCGATCGACTCGGAGCTCGCCAAGAAGCTGCTCCGGTCGTGCCAGCTCATCAAGGACAACGC from the Verrucomicrobiota bacterium genome contains:
- a CDS encoding SpoIIE family protein phosphatase, with the translated sequence MPLTITLPSGEGLRLDRGYHLVGHGGPCAISVRDPRVSRHHCLIQVRNDGASLIDLASADGTYLNGRRVTPLAPFSLASGDEVGVGDAMLGVTAAEVQRVPVPGAVQLPLLPYEMISDGALGNGLSADGPFANGAFANGVFANGASVDGTSGNGASADGTPGNGTPGNGLSLVQDAASLGAEGEAFSAEGFDRLSDLSRRLKFLNDFGNSVAGLFDPDEALRFVMATAMKLIPAASGIVFLRRGREMVAKLYWRSGRAQALHKARCSRRLLRKVIDERVGLIFREPRAVDGGSRLATMMIPLLFEDELLGVMALHSSPERPEFTRADLILLSGLAKQIAVHLENARLVGEIRQNTADRERLKRELEIGAAIQRDALPSAPTHLDGVGCASLCIPAQEVGGDFVDFVEHPDGAVGICVGDVMGKGLPAALFMMEIKSILHSCALTERDPSKVLWMANRLICKKAAHSLRMATVCYAIIEADRRSFTYASAGHCPALVLRGGRVLGTLEPTGMMLGVDPASAIRAERCHLASEHALFMYTDGAADARNRSGEAIGAARLAAIAATHSRAEPHHAIAGIQHDIARFAEGADLLDDLTMAWATIRAPAE
- a CDS encoding DUF1559 domain-containing protein; translated protein: MIIGVFLAVLIPGLNGARESARRAACSSNLRILGLGMAQYEGNSGGVLPWRTGASRPDEAWRDLGTLFPKYVSDPEAFVCLSLRDSRSRLKKAFHARESEVEPLTADDARALISYSYSHDARGGIWGGQQSAHVPWTTDADWAARLLADKKAGVAMVKGFGHRWRGESVGRNVLHRGLYVKWKVGERAVDPDEESDAIGAPGAPDYRAWWSDPPYSGE